Proteins from one Streptomyces sp. NBC_00390 genomic window:
- a CDS encoding SIS domain-containing protein, protein MSAAMPSEHTEHPGRIMSGEMAQQPAVLRRILEEGAPRIREVADAIAARRPRFVLLTARGTSDHAALYGKYLLEIRLGLPCGLTSMSTTTAYGARPDLTDVLVIAVSQSGGSPDLVASTKAARQAGAVTLAVTNNQDSPLAAVSEFHIDILAGPEKALPATKTYTASLLALYLFVEGLREGDGFAAKMLPELAARTLDRRDEVRRLAARYRFAERMVITSRGYGYPTAKEAALKLMETSYIPALAYSGADLMHGPLAMVDNISPVIAVVPDGKGGEALQPVLDRLRGRGADLVVVGPARQVEAAPEGFVLPTESVPEELQPILEILPMQLLAYEVTIARGHDPDAPRALAKVTETH, encoded by the coding sequence ATGTCCGCCGCGATGCCGTCCGAGCACACGGAGCACCCGGGCCGGATCATGTCCGGCGAGATGGCGCAGCAGCCCGCGGTCCTGCGGCGCATCCTCGAGGAGGGTGCGCCCAGGATCCGTGAGGTCGCCGATGCGATCGCGGCGAGGCGCCCGCGGTTCGTGCTGCTGACCGCACGCGGTACGTCCGACCACGCAGCGCTGTACGGGAAGTACCTGCTGGAGATCCGGCTCGGGCTGCCGTGCGGGCTGACGTCCATGTCCACGACCACGGCGTACGGCGCGCGGCCCGACCTGACCGACGTGCTGGTCATCGCCGTCAGCCAGTCCGGTGGCTCGCCGGACCTCGTGGCGTCGACCAAGGCGGCCCGGCAGGCCGGGGCGGTCACGCTCGCGGTGACCAACAACCAGGATTCCCCGCTGGCGGCGGTCTCCGAGTTCCACATCGACATTCTGGCCGGGCCGGAGAAGGCGCTGCCGGCCACCAAGACGTACACCGCCTCGCTGCTGGCGCTCTATCTCTTCGTGGAGGGCCTGCGCGAGGGCGACGGCTTCGCGGCCAAGATGCTGCCGGAGCTTGCGGCACGGACTCTGGACCGCCGGGACGAGGTGCGCCGGCTGGCAGCGCGCTACCGCTTCGCCGAGCGGATGGTCATCACCTCGCGGGGCTATGGCTACCCGACGGCGAAGGAAGCCGCGCTGAAGCTCATGGAGACGAGCTACATTCCGGCCCTGGCCTACTCCGGCGCGGATCTGATGCACGGCCCGCTGGCCATGGTGGACAACATCTCCCCGGTGATCGCGGTCGTCCCGGACGGCAAGGGCGGCGAGGCCCTGCAGCCGGTCCTGGACCGCCTTCGCGGCCGCGGCGCGGATCTTGTGGTGGTGGGCCCCGCCCGCCAGGTGGAAGCGGCGCCGGAGGGCTTCGTGCTGCCGACCGAGAGCGTCCCCGAAGAGCTCCAGCCGATCCTGGAGATCCTGCCGATGCAACTGCTGGCCTACGAGGTCACCATCGCCCGCGGCCACGATCCGGACGCGCCGAGGGCCCTGGCGAAGGTCACGGAGACGCACTGA
- a CDS encoding glycoside hydrolase family 3 protein translates to MTTVLRSSGTLTRDALTVLQPGFTGTTAPDWLLRRIGEGLSAVGLFGRNIVGAEQLAALTAQLRAERDDVLVAIDEEGGDVTRLEVRTGSSFPGNYALGCVDDVELTRAVARELGRRLAACGVDLNWAPSADINSNPDNPVIGVRSFGAGTELAARHTVAYIEGLQAAGVAACTKHFPGHGDTNVDSHHAMPRIDVDLATLHARELLPFRAAIAAGSKAVMSAHILLPALDPHRPATLSPQILTGLLREELGYEGLIVTDGMEMQAISSTYGIERGSVLAIAAGADAICVGGGLADEETVLRLRDALVGAVRDGDLPEERLADAAARVRALADWTRRIRGASAEPGAAFEEGTAPGSDIGLVAARRAVRVTAGELPYAPVTGAPYVAAFTPVANIAVGDETPWGVAAELAALLPGTGTGTYGARTEASDVVTDVLKGAADRRIVAVVRDVHRHPWMAQALDALLAARPDTVVVEMGLNRAEPRGAPHIATHGAARVCGRAAAEVITGREAGI, encoded by the coding sequence ATGACGACTGTTCTGCGTTCTTCCGGCACCCTCACCCGTGACGCTCTGACCGTCCTGCAGCCCGGCTTCACCGGCACCACCGCGCCGGACTGGCTGCTGCGCCGGATCGGTGAAGGGCTCTCCGCCGTCGGCCTGTTCGGCCGCAACATCGTCGGCGCCGAGCAGCTCGCCGCGCTCACCGCGCAGCTGCGGGCCGAGCGGGACGACGTACTGGTCGCGATCGACGAGGAGGGCGGTGACGTCACCCGGCTCGAGGTGCGCACCGGCTCCTCCTTCCCCGGCAACTACGCGCTGGGGTGCGTCGACGATGTGGAGCTCACCCGGGCCGTGGCCCGTGAGCTCGGCCGCCGGCTCGCCGCGTGCGGGGTCGACCTCAACTGGGCGCCTTCGGCTGACATCAATTCGAATCCGGACAACCCGGTCATCGGGGTCCGTTCGTTCGGCGCCGGCACCGAACTCGCCGCCCGGCACACCGTCGCGTACATCGAGGGCCTCCAGGCCGCCGGAGTCGCCGCGTGCACCAAGCACTTCCCCGGACACGGCGACACGAACGTGGATTCGCACCACGCGATGCCCCGAATCGATGTGGATCTGGCCACGTTGCACGCCCGTGAGCTGCTGCCTTTCCGAGCGGCCATCGCAGCGGGTTCCAAAGCAGTGATGAGCGCGCATATTCTGCTACCCGCGCTCGACCCGCACCGCCCCGCGACCCTGAGCCCGCAGATCCTCACCGGTCTGCTGCGCGAAGAGCTGGGCTACGAGGGCCTGATCGTCACCGACGGCATGGAGATGCAGGCCATCTCGTCGACGTACGGCATCGAGCGCGGCTCCGTCCTCGCGATCGCAGCCGGGGCCGACGCCATCTGCGTCGGTGGCGGCCTGGCCGACGAGGAGACCGTACTGCGCCTGCGTGATGCGCTGGTCGGCGCGGTACGGGACGGCGACCTGCCCGAGGAGCGGCTGGCCGACGCTGCGGCGCGAGTGCGTGCACTCGCCGACTGGACGCGTCGGATCAGGGGGGCTTCGGCAGAGCCGGGCGCGGCGTTCGAGGAGGGGACCGCGCCCGGCTCCGACATCGGGCTGGTCGCCGCGCGCCGGGCCGTGCGGGTGACGGCCGGCGAACTGCCCTACGCCCCGGTCACCGGCGCCCCGTATGTCGCCGCGTTCACGCCCGTCGCCAACATCGCCGTCGGCGACGAGACTCCGTGGGGTGTGGCCGCCGAGCTGGCCGCGCTGCTGCCGGGCACCGGGACCGGCACCTACGGCGCTCGGACCGAGGCGTCCGACGTGGTGACAGACGTGCTGAAGGGTGCGGCGGACCGTAGGATCGTCGCTGTGGTGCGCGACGTTCACCGCCACCCCTGGATGGCGCAGGCCCTGGACGCCCTGCTCGCGGCCCGTCCCGACACGGTCGTCGTCGAAATGGGTCTGAACCGGGCCGAACCGAGGGGTGCCCCGCACATCGCCACCCACGGCGCAGCCCGCGTCTGCGGACGCGCCGCCGCCGAGGTCATCACCGGCCGGGAGGCCGGGATCTGA
- a CDS encoding carbohydrate ABC transporter permease has translation MTTNAAAPAAVRSPKGPRRSRAGWNLLGLLVFATAGFPVYWMLNTAFKPARDAIDPNPHFFPRVFTLGNFSRAFDIADFWGPVWRSMVVSLAVVAIGIVVGMLAALAISRFAFRGRKIVIVGILAVQMVPLVAMIIPVFLLLNDLGQYDKLTGLIITYLTFILPFTVWTLRGFIVNIPKELEEAAMVDGCTRTGAFVRVVFPLLAPGMVATSVYGFIQAWNEYLYALMLMSQQNQTATVWLGNFSTKHGTEYAPMMAGATMMAVPIVILFLLVQRKMAAGLTAGAVKG, from the coding sequence GTGACCACGAACGCCGCGGCACCCGCTGCCGTACGCAGCCCCAAGGGGCCGAGGAGGAGCAGGGCGGGCTGGAATCTGCTCGGTCTGCTGGTCTTCGCCACCGCCGGTTTCCCGGTCTACTGGATGCTCAACACGGCCTTCAAGCCGGCCAGGGACGCCATCGACCCGAACCCGCACTTCTTCCCCAGGGTGTTCACCCTGGGCAACTTCTCGCGGGCCTTCGACATCGCCGACTTCTGGGGCCCGGTCTGGCGCAGCATGGTCGTCTCGCTCGCCGTGGTGGCCATCGGAATCGTGGTCGGCATGCTGGCCGCGCTCGCCATCTCGCGGTTCGCCTTCCGCGGCCGCAAGATCGTGATCGTCGGGATCCTCGCGGTGCAGATGGTCCCGCTGGTCGCCATGATCATCCCGGTCTTCCTGCTGCTGAACGACCTCGGCCAGTACGACAAGCTCACCGGCCTGATCATCACGTACCTGACCTTCATCCTCCCCTTCACGGTGTGGACGCTGCGCGGATTCATCGTCAACATCCCCAAGGAGCTGGAGGAGGCGGCGATGGTCGACGGCTGTACCCGCACCGGCGCCTTCGTCCGCGTGGTCTTCCCGCTGCTCGCCCCGGGCATGGTGGCCACCTCCGTGTACGGATTCATCCAGGCCTGGAACGAATACCTCTACGCGCTGATGCTGATGAGCCAGCAGAACCAGACCGCCACGGTGTGGCTCGGCAACTTCAGCACCAAGCACGGCACCGAGTACGCACCGATGATGGCCGGAGCCACGATGATGGCCGTCCCCATCGTGATCCTCTTCCTCCTCGTCCAGCGCAAGATGGCAGCGGGCCTGACGGCCGGCGCAGTGAAGGGATGA
- a CDS encoding carbohydrate ABC transporter permease has translation MSAAETTTAKVPPTRRSTAPSAGAGTGGAGRPGKQRGIGGGAALPWTLLAPCLLVLLLVLGYPLVRLVTLSFQNFGQPQLWGFQEPEWAGLANFTKILGDGEFWAVVIRTVVFAAGAVILTMVLGMLIALLLQRVSGWVKTLINIALVASWGMPIIVATAIFKWLFDTDYGVLNWLLSRLPGVDMSGHNWFASGPQGLAVIMLLVVWGAVPFIVITLSAGLTQVPKELEEAARLDGAGSWGVFRYVTLPVLKPIIVMLTTLSLIWDMGVFPQVFVMRNGHPEAEFQLLTTYSYDKAFVVNDYGGGSAIALVTVILLLGVVAVYMRQMLKIGEVE, from the coding sequence ATGAGTGCCGCAGAGACAACCACTGCCAAGGTGCCGCCGACGCGGCGATCGACAGCCCCCAGCGCCGGCGCCGGGACCGGGGGAGCCGGCAGGCCAGGGAAACAGCGAGGCATCGGCGGCGGAGCCGCACTGCCGTGGACGCTGCTCGCGCCCTGTCTGCTCGTGCTCCTGCTGGTCCTCGGCTATCCGCTGGTCCGGCTGGTGACCCTCTCCTTCCAGAACTTCGGCCAGCCGCAGCTGTGGGGCTTCCAGGAGCCGGAGTGGGCCGGCCTCGCCAACTTCACGAAGATCCTCGGGGACGGGGAGTTCTGGGCCGTCGTGATCCGCACGGTGGTCTTCGCCGCCGGTGCGGTGATCCTCACCATGGTCCTCGGCATGCTGATAGCCCTGCTGCTGCAGCGGGTGTCCGGCTGGGTGAAGACCCTCATCAACATCGCGCTGGTGGCGAGCTGGGGCATGCCCATCATCGTTGCCACCGCGATCTTCAAGTGGCTCTTCGACACCGACTACGGGGTCCTCAACTGGCTGCTGAGCCGGCTGCCCGGGGTCGACATGAGCGGGCACAACTGGTTCGCCAGCGGTCCGCAGGGCCTCGCCGTGATCATGCTGCTGGTCGTCTGGGGCGCCGTGCCCTTCATCGTCATCACCCTCAGCGCCGGACTCACCCAGGTCCCCAAGGAGCTCGAAGAGGCCGCCCGGCTCGACGGCGCCGGTTCCTGGGGCGTGTTCCGCTACGTCACGCTGCCGGTCCTCAAGCCGATCATCGTGATGCTCACGACGCTCTCGCTGATCTGGGACATGGGCGTCTTCCCGCAGGTGTTCGTGATGCGCAACGGCCATCCCGAGGCGGAGTTCCAGCTCCTGACGACGTACTCGTACGACAAGGCCTTCGTGGTCAACGACTACGGCGGCGGCTCGGCGATCGCGCTCGTCACCGTGATCCTGCTGCTCGGGGTGGTCGCCGTCTACATGCGCCAGATGCTCAAGATCGGAGAGGTGGAGTGA
- a CDS encoding extracellular solute-binding protein: protein MKRKLIAAIGVAGMMVSIAACGSDSDKPGDKAGAEVKEITVWLTVDAQNNWPELVKAADDAVVKKHPGLKVKHEYYGWPDKNAKLDAVLATDKAPDVVEMGNTEMLGYTVKGAFAEIDPAKFDQSDAWLDGLKESVTYNGKTYGVPYYAGGRVGNWRKDVAAEAGVKATPKTYAELTAALDKIQKKKGKKFSAWYQPSPDWYAAMSFVYDAGGAIAKKEGDQWKSTLSSPESIKGLKEYKNVLDKYMKADKTKDESDRYIVYGQGNAGMIFGAAWEGATSETPENDKTGKLKGNLENFVMPGPSGKNMPVFLGGSDLAIPVKSKAQGVAAEWINAFTGAQGQKGLLAKGNLPNNKTDLATLKNDPKTVVPATAAESSWFVPMAPGWGQVEKAQTLKTMLQEIGTGKKTVEEAAKAADAAIDKVINTK, encoded by the coding sequence GTGAAGCGCAAGCTCATCGCGGCGATCGGTGTCGCGGGCATGATGGTCAGCATTGCCGCGTGTGGCTCCGACAGCGACAAGCCGGGGGACAAGGCCGGTGCCGAGGTCAAGGAGATCACGGTCTGGCTGACGGTCGACGCCCAGAACAACTGGCCCGAGCTCGTCAAGGCCGCGGATGACGCCGTGGTCAAGAAGCACCCCGGCCTCAAGGTCAAGCACGAGTACTACGGCTGGCCGGACAAGAACGCCAAGCTCGACGCCGTACTCGCCACGGACAAGGCTCCGGACGTGGTCGAGATGGGCAACACCGAGATGCTCGGCTACACGGTCAAGGGCGCCTTCGCCGAGATCGACCCCGCCAAGTTCGACCAGTCCGACGCCTGGCTGGACGGCCTCAAGGAGTCGGTCACGTACAACGGCAAGACCTACGGCGTTCCGTACTACGCCGGTGGCCGCGTGGGCAACTGGCGCAAGGACGTCGCCGCCGAGGCCGGCGTGAAGGCCACGCCGAAGACGTACGCGGAGCTGACCGCCGCCCTCGACAAGATCCAGAAGAAGAAGGGCAAGAAGTTCAGCGCCTGGTACCAGCCGTCGCCGGACTGGTACGCGGCCATGTCCTTCGTCTACGACGCGGGCGGCGCCATCGCCAAGAAGGAAGGCGACCAGTGGAAGTCGACGCTCTCGTCCCCTGAGTCCATCAAGGGCCTCAAGGAGTACAAGAACGTCCTGGACAAGTACATGAAGGCCGACAAGACCAAGGACGAGTCGGACCGCTACATCGTGTACGGCCAGGGCAACGCCGGCATGATCTTCGGCGCGGCCTGGGAAGGCGCCACCTCCGAGACCCCGGAGAACGACAAGACCGGCAAGCTCAAGGGCAACCTCGAGAACTTCGTGATGCCCGGCCCGTCCGGCAAGAACATGCCCGTCTTCCTCGGCGGCTCGGACCTGGCCATCCCGGTCAAGTCCAAGGCGCAGGGCGTCGCGGCCGAGTGGATCAACGCCTTCACCGGCGCCCAGGGCCAGAAGGGTCTGCTCGCCAAGGGCAACCTGCCCAACAACAAGACGGACCTCGCGACCCTGAAGAACGACCCGAAGACGGTCGTCCCCGCCACCGCGGCCGAGTCCAGCTGGTTCGTCCCGATGGCGCCGGGCTGGGGTCAGGTCGAGAAGGCCCAGACCCTCAAGACGATGCTCCAGGAGATCGGCACCGGCAAGAAGACGGTCGAGGAGGCCGCCAAGGCCGCGGACGCCGCGATCGACAAGGTCATCAACACCAAGTGA
- a CDS encoding GntR family transcriptional regulator, whose protein sequence is MTTDGGSTENESGAQTRTARVPKYYRLKRHLLDMTETLPPGTPVPPERTLAAEFDTSRTTVRQALQELVVEGRLERIQGKGTFVAKPKVSQALQLTSYTEDMRAQGLEPTSQLLDIGYVTADDTLAGLLDISTGGRVLRIERLRLASGEPMAIETTHLSAKRFPALRRSLVKYTSLYTALAEVYDVHLAEAEETIETSLATPREAGLLGTDVGLPMLMLSRHSLDAQGEPVEWVRSVYRGDRYKFVARLQRPKD, encoded by the coding sequence ATGACCACGGACGGGGGCAGCACCGAGAACGAGAGCGGTGCCCAGACACGGACCGCGCGTGTACCCAAGTACTACCGGCTCAAGCGCCACTTGCTCGACATGACCGAAACGCTGCCGCCCGGCACGCCGGTGCCGCCCGAGCGCACGCTGGCGGCCGAGTTCGACACCTCGCGCACCACGGTGCGCCAAGCGCTCCAGGAACTGGTCGTCGAGGGCCGGCTGGAACGTATCCAGGGCAAGGGCACCTTCGTGGCCAAGCCCAAGGTCTCGCAGGCGCTGCAGCTCACCTCGTACACGGAGGACATGCGCGCCCAGGGGCTGGAACCCACGTCCCAGCTGCTGGACATCGGATATGTCACGGCCGACGACACGCTGGCCGGCCTGCTGGACATCTCGACCGGCGGACGCGTGCTGCGGATCGAGCGGCTGCGCCTGGCCAGCGGCGAGCCGATGGCCATCGAGACGACGCATCTGTCGGCAAAGCGCTTCCCGGCGCTGCGCCGCAGCCTGGTGAAGTACACCTCGCTCTACACGGCACTGGCGGAGGTGTACGACGTCCATCTGGCCGAGGCCGAGGAGACGATCGAGACCTCCCTGGCCACCCCGCGCGAAGCCGGCCTGCTCGGCACGGACGTGGGCCTGCCGATGCTGATGCTGTCGCGCCACTCGCTGGACGCGCAGGGCGAGCCGGTGGAGTGGGTGCGCTCGGTCTACCGCGGCGACCGCTACAAGTTCGTGGCGAGGTTGCAGCGGCCGAAGGACTGA
- a CDS encoding DUF3311 domain-containing protein — translation MSAVPEAPDAPEPPQAPEARQPAVTPVRVVIALCLLAPFVAMLWVSSYAKVEPTFIGMPFFYWYQMFWVLLSTALTMVAYQLWQRDQRARKGGASQ, via the coding sequence ATGTCCGCAGTGCCCGAGGCGCCCGATGCGCCCGAACCGCCACAAGCGCCCGAAGCAAGGCAACCCGCCGTCACACCGGTGCGGGTGGTCATTGCCCTCTGCCTCCTCGCGCCCTTCGTGGCCATGCTCTGGGTGAGCTCCTACGCGAAGGTCGAGCCGACGTTCATCGGCATGCCGTTCTTCTACTGGTACCAGATGTTCTGGGTCCTGCTGTCGACCGCGCTGACGATGGTCGCGTACCAGCTGTGGCAGCGTGACCAGCGCGCCCGCAAGGGAGGTGCGTCGCAGTGA
- the mctP gene encoding monocarboxylate uptake permease MctP gives MKNDVNGVALGVFIFFFVAVTVMGFLASRWRKAENEHSLDEWGLGGRSFGTWVTWFLLGGDLYTAYTFVAVPAAIYAAGAAGFFAVPYTILVYPLIFTFLPRLWSVSHKHGYVTTSDFVRGRFGSKGLSLAVAVTGILATMPYIALQLVGIQAVLDVMGVGGGETTNWFVKDLPLLIAFGVLAAYTYSSGLRAPALIAFVKDTLIYIVIAVAIIYIPIKLGGFDEIFASAGEKFATINESTGKPTGALVPGDLGQWGYATLALGSALALFMYPHSITATLSSRSREVIRRNTTILPLYSLMLGLLALLGFMAIAAGVKVANGQLAIPQLFEDMFPDWFAGVAFAAIGIGALVPAAIMSIAAANLFTRNIYKDFIKPDATPAQETKVSKLVSLLVKVGALVFVLTMDKTVAINFQLLGGIWILQTFPALVGGLFTRWFHRWALIAGWAVGMVYGTWTAYGVATPAQKHFGGSSDVIPGIGEIGYIGLTAFVLNVVVTVVLTFVLRAAKAPDGVDETSPSDYTADAGDPGVQAELPPATAGAGH, from the coding sequence GTGAAGAACGACGTGAACGGCGTCGCACTCGGCGTCTTCATCTTCTTCTTCGTGGCCGTCACGGTCATGGGCTTTCTGGCCTCGCGCTGGCGCAAGGCCGAGAACGAGCACAGCCTCGACGAATGGGGCCTGGGTGGCCGGTCGTTCGGCACCTGGGTGACCTGGTTCCTGCTCGGCGGCGACCTGTACACCGCCTACACCTTCGTCGCCGTCCCGGCGGCCATCTACGCGGCCGGCGCGGCCGGCTTCTTCGCCGTGCCGTACACGATCCTCGTCTACCCGCTGATCTTCACCTTCCTGCCGCGGCTGTGGTCGGTGTCGCACAAGCACGGCTATGTGACGACCTCGGACTTCGTACGCGGGCGCTTCGGTTCGAAGGGTCTCTCGCTTGCGGTCGCCGTCACGGGCATTCTGGCGACGATGCCGTACATCGCACTGCAGCTCGTCGGTATCCAGGCGGTGCTCGACGTCATGGGCGTCGGCGGCGGCGAGACCACCAACTGGTTCGTCAAGGACCTGCCGCTGCTGATCGCGTTCGGCGTGCTCGCGGCCTACACGTACTCCTCCGGACTGCGTGCACCCGCGCTCATCGCCTTCGTCAAGGACACCCTGATCTACATCGTCATCGCGGTGGCGATCATCTACATCCCGATCAAGCTGGGCGGCTTCGACGAGATCTTCGCCAGTGCCGGCGAGAAGTTCGCGACCATCAACGAGTCGACCGGCAAGCCGACCGGTGCACTGGTACCGGGCGACCTGGGCCAGTGGGGTTACGCCACGCTGGCGCTCGGCTCGGCGCTCGCGCTCTTCATGTACCCGCACTCGATCACCGCGACCCTGTCCTCGCGCAGCCGCGAGGTGATCCGCCGCAACACCACGATCCTGCCGCTGTACTCCCTGATGCTGGGCCTGCTCGCGCTGCTCGGCTTCATGGCCATCGCCGCCGGTGTGAAGGTGGCCAACGGCCAGCTGGCGATTCCGCAGCTGTTCGAGGACATGTTCCCCGACTGGTTCGCCGGTGTGGCCTTCGCGGCCATCGGCATCGGCGCGCTCGTACCGGCGGCGATCATGTCGATCGCCGCGGCCAACCTTTTCACCAGGAACATCTACAAGGACTTCATCAAGCCCGATGCGACCCCGGCGCAGGAGACCAAGGTCTCCAAGCTGGTCTCGCTGCTGGTGAAGGTCGGCGCGCTGGTCTTCGTCCTGACCATGGACAAGACCGTCGCGATCAACTTCCAGCTGCTGGGCGGCATATGGATCCTGCAGACCTTCCCGGCCCTGGTCGGCGGTCTGTTCACCCGCTGGTTCCACCGCTGGGCGCTGATCGCCGGCTGGGCGGTCGGCATGGTCTACGGCACCTGGACCGCGTACGGCGTCGCGACCCCGGCCCAGAAGCACTTCGGCGGCTCGTCCGATGTCATCCCCGGCATCGGTGAGATCGGCTACATCGGCCTCACCGCGTTCGTGCTGAACGTCGTCGTCACCGTGGTCCTCACCTTCGTCCTGCGGGCGGCCAAGGCCCCCGACGGCGTCGACGAGACCAGCCCGTCCGACTACACGGCGGACGCGGGTGACCCGGGCGTCCAGGCCGAACTCCCGCCGGCCACAGCGGGCGCCGGTCACTGA